GAAAGTTGATCCCTTCTCCCTGGAGAAGACAAAGGTAGGGGTAAATGATTCACCCATTCTACCCTTGCCCAAATGGGCGTATTTCGAGTTAAATCTAAATTATCTCCTGGATCAGAACGAGTAATCGCTAAAGCAGAATTTTCGGTTAACATCGCAATTTGTTCAATGGGGATATTAACTGTTTCCGCCGGATCTATTAAATCAATGGAAACTTGCTGAAGGAACTGATTTTTTTGTTGTAAATATTGTAAAGCAGCTACAGCCGCAGCACAAGCAAAAACAGGAAGTGTATATCCAGAACAAGGTTGATTTATAATCATAATTTTTAGCTGTATTCCCTATTCCCTATTCCCTATTACTATATTCAAAGAATTTGCAGTTGATATCCCATCAAAGCCAAGGCAACAAATCCGGCAATAATCATTAATCCAGAAGGCATGAATTTACGGGTTTTGAATAAACGGGAAATAAAAGTAATGATCAAAAAACCCGACAGAACAATGGAGAAAATTAATCCCCAGGTTAACCCTTGAATCTGAAGAATTCCACCTAACACCAGTAATAGACCAGTGGTACAACCTGCAAACAGAGAAATTTTACTTTTAGCTTTAGTATAACCAACAATGCCACCGATAATCGCTAATAAGCCGTAAGCGATCGCAGCAATTACCCCTAAACTCATCATAACTCCTGTTCATCCCATTATTACAAAGTTCTTTTATACAACTTTAGGGGCGAACTGGATTAACATTTGTTCTAATTGTATCAAAAGTTAAACTTTAACGTTGTAAAAATTTATATAGAGCTTGTTAATCCTAGAAATCCAGCATCTGGGAAAAAAAGAGTTTCTGAATCAGACAATTTTTGGTAAAATGGAAGATAAATTGTCAACTTGTTCCTATGTCTTCTCTGAATAGTCAAATCATCTCTCAGGTACGCTTTTTGCAACGTCAAGCTGCATCTTTATTATTATATCAAGAGGTTTTAAATGATGAAATTGGACAGGCATTTTTAAGCCTGCTAGAAGCATTCCATCACGGTGAATCTAGTATTTTAAATTGTTTAAAAGCCTATGGAATTTGGTTTCAAGTTCAAGCCAAACATCGACAAACTTGGCAAGACTATTTAATTACCCAAATTTTAC
The sequence above is a segment of the Planktothrix tepida PCC 9214 genome. Coding sequences within it:
- a CDS encoding TMEM14 family protein; the protein is MMSLGVIAAIAYGLLAIIGGIVGYTKAKSKISLFAGCTTGLLLVLGGILQIQGLTWGLIFSIVLSGFLIITFISRLFKTRKFMPSGLMIIAGFVALALMGYQLQIL